GGACGCGGCCAGGCTGCATCTGGTCGACCTCCAGTACGCCGACGTACGCCCCGAGAAGGGCCTCTACAACCGTCTGGTGGCCCGCGGACGCATCAAGCGCCTCCTGGACGAGCAGACCGTGGAGCGGGCGCAGGTGAAGCCTCCGGAGGACACCCGGGCCTACTTCCGGGGCCGCTGCCTGGAGCAATACGCCGACGACGTCGCCGCGGCCTCCTGGGACTCGGTCATCTTCGATCTCCCGGGCCGCGACTCCCTCCAGCGGGTTCCAACCCTCGAACCGCTTCGCGGAACGCGAAATCACGTCAAGGAGCTCCTGGACCGCTGCCGGACGGCAGAAGACCTGGTCAGGGTCCTGTCAGGCAGCTGATCGGCCTCCGGGTCCGCCCGGCCGGGGTCGGCCGGGCAGGGTGGAAAACCCGGCGTCCGGGAATCATCGAGATGGCCCCCGTACGTTGGAGAAACTGCGGGGCCGATGTCAGACCCGGCTTGTAGGGTCTGATCATCACCGATCGGCAGGAAAGCCGACCTGCCGAACATGTCGGGCGACACGAGCGGGGTGAGGGATATGGCAACCAAGGACACCGGCGGCGGACAGCAGAAGGCCACGCGCTCCACCGAGGAGGTCGAGGAGCAGGCTGCGGAGACGCAGGCCTCCGAGGACCTCAAGGAGCGCCAGGAGAAGCTCAGCGACGACGTGGACTCCGTCCTGGACGAGATCGACGACGTGCTCGAGGAGAACGCAGAGGACTTCGTCCGGTCCTTTGTCCAAAAGGGCGGGGAGTAGCCGCTTTTCCCCTTCGAATCGAAGGTGAACGGGGTGGCGTGGTGGTCGGCGAGCCGGAGATGAGGCGCTGCGTGCGGCGCGGCGGATTCACGCCGTGCGCAGCCTTCGCGCCCGGGCGCCCACCCCTCGCCGGCTCGCGGCACCACGGTCGTGCGCGCCCTGCCGCGTCCGGCCGGAACCGGGATGCCCACCGGCTCCCGGCGGCTCCGCGTCATCTGTCCGAAGGCCGCGGCCGTTCATGTGGATCACAGCCACAAGACGGGTAGGGTCCGTGGCGTACTGTGCTTCAACTGCAATTCGGCCATCGGCCAGTTGGGGGGAGAACCCCGACGCCGTCTGCCGGGCCGCCGCTTATCCGGAAGGAATCGCGTGGAAGCCAACACTCGTAGCACCGGGCGTCTACCAGCTGCCTTCCTGACGCCTGGGTCGTCCTCCTTCATGGACTTTCTCTCCGACCACCAGCCGGAGCTGCTGCCCGGCAAGCGTCAACTCCCGCCCACGCAGGGCGTGATCGAGGCGCCGCACGGCACGACCATCGTCGCCGTCACGTTCCCCGGAGGCGTCGTCCTCGCCGGTGACCGCCGCGCCACCATGGGCAACGTCATCGCGCAGCGCGACATCGAGAAGGTGTTCCCCGCCGACGAGTACTCGGCCGTGGGCATCGCCGGTACGGCCGGTCTGGCCGTCGAGATGGTCAAGCTCTTCCAGCTGGAGCTGGAGCACTTCGAGAAGGTCGAGGGCGCCCAGCTGTCGCTGGAGGGCAAGGCGAACCGGCTGTCGACCATGATCCGCTCCAACCTCGGCATGGCCATGCAGGGGCTGGCCGTGGTGCCGCTCTTCGCCGGGTACGACGTGGACCGGGAGAGGGGACGGATCTTCTCCTACGACGTCACCGGTGGCCGTTCCGAGGAGCACGGTTTCGCCGCCACCGGCTCCGGTTCGATCTTCGCGCGTGGCGCCATGAAGAAGCTCTTCCGTGATGATCTGAGCGAGGCCGACGCCACGACGCTCGTGGTGCAGGCCCTGTACGACGCGGCCGACGACGACTCGGCGACCGGTGGTCCCGATGTCGCCCGCCGGATCTACCCGATCGTCACCGTGATCACCGAGGACGGCTTCCGCCGGCTGGGCGACGACGAGTCCTCCGAGATCGCCCGCTCGATCCTGGAGCGGCGTCTGGAGCAGCCCGACGGCCCGCGGGCCGCGCTGCTGTAGGCGCGGGTTCCGTCTTATCAAGGTGATCCTGTGACTTCGACAGAAAGGGACGGATAACCGGTGTCGACGCCGTTCTATGTCTCACCCCAGCAGGCCATGGCCGACCGGGCGGAGTACGCCCGCAAGGGCATCGCGCGTGGTCGCAGCCTGGTCGTGCTCCAGTACGCCGACGGCATCGTGTTCGTCGGCGAGAACCCGTCCCGTGCGCTGCACAAGTTCAGCGAGATCTACGACCGCATCGGCTTCGCGGCGGCCGGCAAGTACAACGAGTACGAGAACCTGCGGATCGGCGGCGTGCGGTATGCCGACCTCCGTGGTTACACATATGACCGTGACGACGTGACCGCCCGCGGTCTGGCCAACGTCTACGCCCAGACGCTGGGCACGATCTTCTCCTCCGCGGCCGAGAAGCCGTACGAGGTGGAGCTGGTCGTCGCCGAGGTCGGCGCGACGCCGGAGGGCGACCAGATCTACCGGCTGCCGCACGACGGATCGATCGTGGACGAGCACGGCTCGGTCGCGGTCGGCGGCAACGCGGAACTGATCAGCAACTATCTGGACCAGCGCCATCAGGACGGCATGACCCTCGCCGAGGCGCTGAAGCTGGCCGTGCAGGCGCTGTCGCGCGAGTCGAACGGCACTCAGCGGGAGATCCCCGCGGAGCGCCTGGAGGTCGCGGTGCTGGACCGTACGCGTCCGCAGTCGCGCAAGTTCAAGCGCATCGTCGGCCGTCAGCTCGACCGGCTCCTCGAGGCCGGCGGAGCGGCCACCGAGGCCGAGAGCGCCGAGGACGACGAGTCCTCCGAGGAGTCCGGCGCTGCCGAGGAGTAGTCCCACCGGCTTCACCCCGCCCGTACTGTGCCCCGGCCGACCCTCGGCCGGGGCACAGGGCGTGTCCGGGGGCCGTCAGGGGGCGCTGGGCGGGGCTGTGGAGCCTCGTACGACGAGCTGGACCGGAATGTCGCCCTCTTCCGGCTCGCGGCCTTCCAGGACCGCCAGAAGGGCCTGCATGCCGCGCTCGCCGAACAGTTCCGCGTCCAGCCGGACGGTGGTGAGTTCGGGGTCGATGGCGGTGGCGAGGGCGAGGTCGTCGAGGCCGGTGACGGAGATGTCGTCGGGGATGCGCAGGCCCAGGCGCCGTACGGCCTTGTAGGCGCCGGCGGCGAGCTTGTCGTCGTCGCAGATGATCGCGGTGGGGCGGGGGTCCTGGGCGGCGAGCGCGGTTTCGGCCGCGGTGCGGGCCGCGTCGATGGAGATGGGGGCGCGTACGGTCCGCAGTGAGGTGCCGGGCGTCCCGGCGAGCCGCGTGGCCAGCTCGTGTGCGCGCACTTCGAACGTCCAGGACGCGATGTCGGCCGCCAGGTGCAGGAAGCGGCGGTGGCCGAGGCCCAGCAGGTGCTCGGTGACCTGACGGACGCCGTCGGCGATGTCCAGGTTCACGGTCGCGCCGCCGAGGCTGCCCGCGGGGTCGCTGTCGAGCATGACGAGGGGCAGCTGGTCGCCGCGGATGGCGGTGAGGGCGTCGGCGGCCATGGAGGAGGCGATGACGCCGTCCAGGGCGGCCTGGGCGGAGGCGAAGGGGTTGCGGGCGGGGCCGATGCCTTCGGGGGAGGGGTAGAGGACCACGCCGAAGCCGTGCCGGGCGGCCACGCGGGCGGCACCGGTGTAGACGCCGGCGAAGAATTCCGTGGTGAGGGCCGGGACCACCAGGAGTACCGTGCGGGTGTGGCCGAGGCGCAGGTTGCGGGCCGCGAGGTTGGGCCGGTAGCCGAGCTCGCGGGCTGCCTCGCGTACGCGTTCGGCCGTGGCCGCGGAGACGCGGCCGCGCCATTTGTCGCCCAGGACGAGGGAGACCGCGGCCTGGGAGACGCCCGCGGCCTGGGCGACGTCCCGGCTGGTGGGGCGCGTGCTGCCGTGTGCCACCGTCCGCCTACTCCTTCACCTGGACTCGTGAACAGCGCACATGGTACGTATGACGAAGGACGTTATACGTAAAACTTCAGCGGAGGGCGGCGCGGCCGATGACCGGCGCATACGTGGAGATCCTCAGGGCGAGGCATGCCGCCCGGCTGCTCGTCGGCACCCTCATAGGCCGGCTGCCGAACGCCGTCGCCGCGCTCGCGATCCTGCTGTTCGTGCGCGCCGAGGGCGGCTCCTACAGCCTCGCCGGCGCACTGGCGGCCGTGTACGGCGTCGCCAACGCGATCGGCCAGCCGGTGCTGGGACGCATCGTGGACCTGCACGGCCAGCCGCGGGTGCAGCTGCCCGCCGCG
The DNA window shown above is from Streptomyces chartreusis and carries:
- a CDS encoding ubiquitin-like protein Pup; the protein is MATKDTGGGQQKATRSTEEVEEQAAETQASEDLKERQEKLSDDVDSVLDEIDDVLEENAEDFVRSFVQKGGE
- the prcB gene encoding proteasome subunit beta; its protein translation is MEANTRSTGRLPAAFLTPGSSSFMDFLSDHQPELLPGKRQLPPTQGVIEAPHGTTIVAVTFPGGVVLAGDRRATMGNVIAQRDIEKVFPADEYSAVGIAGTAGLAVEMVKLFQLELEHFEKVEGAQLSLEGKANRLSTMIRSNLGMAMQGLAVVPLFAGYDVDRERGRIFSYDVTGGRSEEHGFAATGSGSIFARGAMKKLFRDDLSEADATTLVVQALYDAADDDSATGGPDVARRIYPIVTVITEDGFRRLGDDESSEIARSILERRLEQPDGPRAALL
- a CDS encoding LacI family DNA-binding transcriptional regulator, which translates into the protein MAHGSTRPTSRDVAQAAGVSQAAVSLVLGDKWRGRVSAATAERVREAARELGYRPNLAARNLRLGHTRTVLLVVPALTTEFFAGVYTGAARVAARHGFGVVLYPSPEGIGPARNPFASAQAALDGVIASSMAADALTAIRGDQLPLVMLDSDPAGSLGGATVNLDIADGVRQVTEHLLGLGHRRFLHLAADIASWTFEVRAHELATRLAGTPGTSLRTVRAPISIDAARTAAETALAAQDPRPTAIICDDDKLAAGAYKAVRRLGLRIPDDISVTGLDDLALATAIDPELTTVRLDAELFGERGMQALLAVLEGREPEEGDIPVQLVVRGSTAPPSAP
- the prcA gene encoding proteasome subunit alpha; the encoded protein is MSTPFYVSPQQAMADRAEYARKGIARGRSLVVLQYADGIVFVGENPSRALHKFSEIYDRIGFAAAGKYNEYENLRIGGVRYADLRGYTYDRDDVTARGLANVYAQTLGTIFSSAAEKPYEVELVVAEVGATPEGDQIYRLPHDGSIVDEHGSVAVGGNAELISNYLDQRHQDGMTLAEALKLAVQALSRESNGTQREIPAERLEVAVLDRTRPQSRKFKRIVGRQLDRLLEAGGAATEAESAEDDESSEESGAAEE